The following are encoded together in the Bacillus sp. V2I10 genome:
- a CDS encoding class I SAM-dependent methyltransferase, whose protein sequence is MIYKGFAEIYDELMKEAPYTLWTEFLHERMFMFGNGGTNVLDLGCGTGEISIRLKQKGYQVTGMDISEEMLSIAFQKTAEMGLSIPYFQHDMRLPGELGQLFDGIFICCDSLNYLQSEEDVHAALHAAFEQLAPGGILVFDVHSLYKIHEIFNEATFADNNDEVSYIWNSFIGDAPDSIEHDLSFFVRRGSMYERFDEYHIQRTYSVNQYEEMLGQAGFTLLEVSADFKNQPPEQHSERIFFVAAKK, encoded by the coding sequence AACTGATGAAAGAGGCTCCTTATACGCTTTGGACAGAATTTCTTCATGAAAGGATGTTCATGTTCGGAAATGGCGGGACCAATGTGCTTGATTTAGGCTGCGGAACTGGAGAAATTTCCATCAGGCTGAAACAAAAAGGTTACCAAGTTACAGGTATGGATATCAGCGAAGAAATGCTGTCGATTGCCTTTCAGAAAACGGCTGAAATGGGATTAAGCATTCCTTATTTTCAGCATGATATGAGATTGCCCGGTGAACTTGGACAATTATTTGACGGCATCTTCATATGCTGTGATTCTCTTAATTACCTTCAGTCGGAAGAAGATGTTCATGCGGCATTGCATGCTGCATTTGAGCAGCTTGCTCCTGGCGGGATTCTTGTTTTTGATGTGCATTCATTATACAAAATACATGAAATATTTAATGAAGCTACATTTGCTGATAATAACGATGAAGTCAGCTATATATGGAACAGCTTTATTGGAGATGCGCCGGACAGCATTGAACACGATTTGTCCTTTTTTGTAAGACGGGGCTCAATGTATGAGCGATTCGACGAATATCATATTCAAAGAACTTATTCTGTTAATCAATATGAAGAGATGCTTGGTCAAGCTGGATTTACTTTGCTTGAGGTCAGTGCAGATTTTAAAAATCAGCCTCCTGAACAACATTCTGAGAGAATCTTTTTTGTTGCTGCAAAGAAATAA
- the comER gene encoding late competence protein ComER, which yields MNAGFIGTGNMGKILIEAFIESNALKPSAIHITNRTFEKAANLKKQYPRINLYLTPDEIARQSELIFICVKPLDIYPLLVKLSPYLRKDQCIISITSPINVEQLQSIVDCQVARAIPSITNRALSGVSLLTYGNCSPSMRKSIEELFQAISNPFTIEDHITRVSSDIVSCGPAFFSYLLQRFIDAAVRETEITKHQAVQLTSEMVIGLGKLLESELYTLPTLQEKVCVKGGVTGEGISVMEAEIGEVFEHLFQRTHRKYNEDLREVKEQFERYE from the coding sequence TTGAACGCAGGCTTTATTGGAACAGGGAATATGGGGAAAATATTAATTGAAGCGTTTATTGAATCGAATGCACTTAAGCCCTCAGCCATTCATATTACAAATCGTACGTTTGAGAAAGCTGCAAACCTGAAAAAACAGTATCCAAGAATAAACTTATATTTAACGCCTGATGAAATCGCTCGGCAATCTGAGCTTATTTTTATATGCGTAAAGCCGCTTGACATTTACCCCCTTTTAGTTAAATTATCACCCTATTTACGAAAAGATCAGTGCATTATCTCTATAACTAGTCCCATTAATGTTGAGCAGCTTCAGTCTATTGTTGATTGTCAGGTCGCCCGTGCCATACCAAGCATTACAAATCGGGCTCTATCAGGTGTTTCTTTACTTACTTATGGAAACTGCAGCCCATCTATGCGGAAGTCAATCGAAGAATTATTTCAGGCCATTTCAAATCCTTTTACAATTGAAGATCACATAACAAGAGTTTCATCCGATATTGTCAGCTGCGGCCCGGCTTTTTTCAGCTATCTTCTCCAAAGATTTATTGATGCGGCAGTCAGAGAAACGGAAATTACAAAACATCAGGCTGTCCAGTTAACGAGTGAAATGGTAATAGGGCTTGGAAAGCTTTTAGAGAGCGAACTGTATACACTTCCAACTTTACAGGAGAAGGTGTGTGTAAAAGGCGGTGTAACAGGTGAAGGCATCAGTGTAATGGAGGCTGAAATTGGTGAGGTGTTTGAGCACTTATTTCAGAGAACCCACAGGAAATACAATGAGGACTTAAGAGAGGTAAAAGAACAATTCGAAAGGTATGAGTGA